From a region of the Zingiber officinale cultivar Zhangliang chromosome 4B, Zo_v1.1, whole genome shotgun sequence genome:
- the LOC121978357 gene encoding purple acid phosphatase 17-like, translating to MAAIMHRFMALLLLLVPCSGDVPRFEHPIKPDGSLSLLVVGDWGRKGEFNQSLVATEMGRIGEELDIDFVISTGDNFYTNGLTGVDDKNFEESFTDIYTAKSLQKQWYSVLGNHDYRGDALAQLSPVLRSIDSRWICLRSFILNAEFVEFFLIDTSPFVKTYWTDPAGHHYDWRGVAPREVYTSSLLKDLDAALRESTAAWKIVVGHHTLRSVSEHRDTVDLLNPLLPILMANGVDLYVNGHDHCLEHISSNDSPIQYLTSGGGSKAWRGVLFPTSDKLQFFHDGQGFMSLEIRRTAIDIKFYGVLGQVLHKWSVSKELHPAA from the exons ATGGCTGCCATCATGCATAGATTCATggctctcctcctccttctcgtcCCTTGCTCTGGTGATGTGCCACGGTTTGAGCATCCAATCAAGCCAGATGGCTCACTTAGCCTTTTGGTCGTCGGAGATTGGGGGAGAAAAGGGGAGTTCAATCAATCTCTAGTCGCAACTGAG ATGGGAAGAATTGGAGAGGAGCTGGATATTGATTTTGTCATCTCTACAGGCGATAATTTCTACACCAATGGCCTCACCGGCGTCGATGATAAGAACTTCGAGGAGTCATTCACCGACATCTACACAGCAAAGAGTCTGCAAAAGCAATGGTACAGTG TTCTAGGCAACCATGATTACAGGGGTGATGCTTTAGCACAGTTGAGTCCAGTTCTCCGATCAATCGACAGTCGATGGATTTGCTTGAGATCTTTCATCCTCAATGCAG AGTTTGTGGAGTTCTTCCTGATAGACACATCTCCTTTTGTGAAAACTTATTGGACTGATCCCGCGGGTCATCACTACGATTGGAGGGGAGTCGCGCCTCGTGAAGTGTACACCTCGAGCCTCTTGAAG GATTTGGATGCAGCACTAAGAGAATCTACAGCAGCATGGAAGATTGTTGTTGGTCACCATACTTTGAGAAGTGTCAGTGAGCACAGGGACACAGTGGATCTTCTAAATCCACTGCTTCCAATCCTTATG GCAAATGGTGTTGATTTATATGTCAATGGGCATGATCATTGCCTGGAGCACATCAGCAGTAATGACAG TCCAATTCAGTATTTGACAAGTGGAGGAGGCTCAAAGGCATGGAGAGGTGTCTTATTTCCAACCTCTGACAAGCTTCAGTTCTTCCATGATGGACAAGGGTTCATGTCACTGGAGATAAGGAGGACAGCCATTGATATAAAATTTTATGGGGTGCTTGGTCAAGTTCTTCACAAATGGAGTGTGAGCAAAGAGCTGCACCCTGCGGCATAA